Below is a genomic region from Parageobacillus toebii NBRC 107807.
GTTTCTTTCCTTTGCCGGTACTCCAGCTCCTGTACCTAAAAACAATAATTCCAACGCACCCACTCCTTATGTAAAGCAACTTTTGTCTGTTGTTAGCGTATCAATGTTTCGTGTCTTATTTCAACACTCTTTTACAAAAACATAAAATGTTTGCGTTCATCGCCATAAATCTCTACAATTAATTACTTGAAGAGACAAATTTGGCTAAAGCGAGGTACATATCGTGAACAACATGGATCCGAAATCATTAATTGTGATTTTTGGTGCAACTGGTGACTTAGCAAAACGCAAGTTGTTTCCTTCTATTTACCGATTATATGAAAAAGGAAAACTGTCCGAAGAATTTGCCGTTGTCGGTGTCGCACGACGACCGTTATCCAATGATGAGTTTCGCAACTATGTCCGTCAATCAGTGGAAAATGCGCTTAATCAAGAATTAAGCGATCAGCGCTTCGTATCTCATTTTTATTATCATCCATTCGATGTAACCGATACGGCTTCTTACCAGCAATTAAAGTCATTGCTTCAACAGTTAGATGAAATATATCATGTTGATGGAAACCGCATTTTTTATTTAGCGATGGCGCCAGAATTTTTTGGCACGATTACGTCCCGCTTAAAATCGGAAGGTCTTACCGCGACAAACGGCTGGAAGCGGCTCGTCATTGAAAAACCGTTCGGTCATGACCTTCAAAGCGCACAACAACTAAATGAAGAAATTCGTCAATCGTTTTCGGAAAATGAAATTTACCGCATCGACCATTATCTTGGCAAGGAAATGGTGCAAAACATCGAAGTAATCCGTTTTTCGAACGCAATTTTTGAACCGCTTTGGAACAACCGGTTTATTTCTAACATTCAAATTACGTCAAGTGAAACGCTTGGTGTCGAGGACCGCGGACGCTATTACGACCATTCCGGAGCGCTTCGCGATATGGTGCAAAATCACATGCTTCAGATGGTCGCGCTCTTGGCGATGGAACCGCCGATTAAACTGACAACCGATGACATCCGCAACGAAAAAATAAAAGTGCTTCGCGCGCTTCGGCCAATTTCTCACGAGGAAGTAGACCAATACTTTGTACGAGGACAATACGGCAGAGGAATCGTCAACGGAAAAGAAGTCGTAAGCTACCGTGAGGAAAATAACGTCGATCCAAACTCCAATACAGAAACGTTTGTAGCTGGAAAGTTGATGATCGATAATTTCCGTTGGGCCGGCGTGCCGTTTTATATTCGCACAGGTAAACGCATGACAGAAAAATCAACAAAAATTGTGGTCCAATTTAAAGATGTGCCAATGAACTTGTATTATCGGACAAATGAAAAAATCCAGCCAAACTTATTGATTATTCATATTCAGCCGGATGAAGGCATCACCCTTCATTTAAACGGTAAAAAAAGCGGCGAATATATGAAAACAACACCAATTAAATTAGACTACTGCAACAACTGCATCGATGGCATTAACACGCCAGAAGCGTATGAAAAATTGTTATATGACTGCATGCGCGGTGATGCGACAAACTTTACGCATTGGGATGAAGTAGCCGCTTCATGGCAGTTTGTCGACCCTATTTCCGAAGTATGGGAAAATACAAAAGCTATCGATTTTCCAAACTATGAAGCCGGATCGATGGGACCGAAAGCTTCAGATGAATTACTGCAAAAAGATGGATTCCATTGGTGGCCGATTTGCCACCCTAAACAATAACGAAGGGAGCTAATGAAACGATGAAATTTTATGACGTGACCGCACCAATTTTTGAAGGAATGCCTGTCTATAAAAATAAACCGGAAAAGCAACCGAAACTAACGAGCGTGACAAATGATTACGTCACGGAATCCCGTATTGACATGGATGTACATACCGGAACCCATATCGATGCGCCGCTTCATATGGTCAAAGGCGGCGAAACGTTTGAAACGATTTCTCTCGACCGCCTTGTTGGCACATGCAAACTATTCGATCTTACGCATGTGAGCGATAAAATTTCGAAAGAGGATATCGCTTCATTAGATATTCATGAAAATGATTTTGTATTGTTTAAAACGAAAAACTCGCTAGAAGATGCCTTTAATTTTGAATTTATTTATGTTGCTGAAGATGCGGCCCGGTATCTTGCCGATAAAAAAGTTCGTGGCGTTGGCATCGATGCCCTAGGCATTGAACGAAGCCAGCCGGGGCATCCGACGCATAAAACGTTATTTTCCGCAGGTGTGATCGTGATCGAAGGGCTGCGGTTAAAAGACGTTCCAGAAGGCTCATACTTTATGGTCGCAGCACCGCTTAAACTTGTCGGCACGGACGCCGCGCCGGCGCGTGTTATTTTATTTGAAAACATGCAATAAAAAAATTCCCCTTATTGCGAGGCAATAAGGGGAATTTTTTTACTTCTTCAACCACTCTGTATGGAAAACTCCTTCTTTGTCTACACGTTCATATGTGTGCGCGCCAAAGTAGTCGCGCTGTGCTTGAATTAAGTTCGCCGGCAATGTTTCCATCCGGTAGCTGTCATAATATGCTAACGCGCTTGAGAATGCCGGAACTGGAATGCCACGCATAACAGCGATTGCAATGATTTCACGCAGCGCTTCTTGATAATTTTCCACAATTTCTTTGAAATACGGGTCTAACAATAAGTTTGGCAACTGTGGATCGCGATCGTATGCGTCTTTAATTTTTTGCAAAAATTGCGCGCGAATGATGCAGCCGCCGCGGAAAATCATCGCAATATTGCCGTACTGCAAATTCCAGTTATATTCATCAGACGCCGCTTTCATTTGCGCAAAACCTTGGGCATACGAACAAATTTTGCTCATGTACAGCGCGCGGCGCACCGCTTCGATAAAGCGGGCACGATCGCCTTCAAACGGTTTGACCGCAGGACCAGAAAGAAGTTTGCTCGCTTTCACCCGTTCGTCTTTCATCGCCGAAATAAAGCGGGCAAACACTGATTCCGTGATGATTGGAAGCGGCACTCCTAGGTCAAGCGCATTTTGGCTTGTCCATTTTCCCGTTCCTTTTTGACCGGCTTTATCTAAAATAACATCGACAAGCGGCTTGCCCGTTTCCTCATCGATCTTTGTAAAAATATCTGCCGTAATTTCGATTAAATAGCTATTTAATTCACCTTTATTCCACTCGGCAAACACTTCATGCAGCTCTTGGGCGTTTAAGCCGAGCACATGCTTTAACAAGAAGTACGCTTCGGCAATAAGCTGCATATCGCCGTATTCAATGCCGTTATGAACCATTTTCACATAATGTCCCGCACCGTCCGGACCGATGTACGTCGTGCACGGCTCGCCATCTACTTTCGCCGCAATCGCTTCGAAAATCGGACGAACAAGTTCATGCGCTTCTTTTTGGCCACCAGGCATGATGGATGGGCCTTTTAACGCGCCTTCTTCGCCGCCCGAAACACCAGTGCCGATAAAGTGAATGCCAAGTTCAGCTAATTCTTTGTTGCGGCGCTGTGTATCTTTGAAATACGTATTGCCGCCATCGATTAAAATATCACCTTTTTCTAGATATGGTTTTAATTGTTCAATGGTTGCGTCCGTCGGCGCACCTGCTTTCACCATTAACAAAATTTTCCGCGGTTTTTCAAGCGCATTGACAAATTCTTCAATGCTGTATGTACCAACAATATTTTTTCCTTGCGCTTCCTTTAAAAATTCGTCCGTCTTTTCACGGGAACGATTATACACAGCAACTGAATATCCCTTGCTTTCAATATTTAGCGCAAGGTTTTTTCCCATTACTGCTAATCCAATGACGCCAATTTGTTGTTTTGCCATCGTCAAACGTTCCTTTCTATAAACTTTTTATTTTGTTCATGAAAGAACATACCACAGTTCATTTTACCATATCAAGTTTTTCAATTATATTTAGAACAGCTTTCCGCGGACATAATGTTTCTGAAAAAAAGAAGTCCCGGTTTCAGGACTCTGTAAGATTATCTTAATATATGCCATAGTGATGGCCGTATGGATGATGCGGGAAGTGATGATGGTGATAATGGTAATACGGATAGTGATAAGGATAATACGGATAATGATGATAATGATACGGGTAATAATGATGTGGATAGTATCCACCAGCCGGATACATTTCAAATTGTCTGTCGTCCATTTAAAATTCCCTCCTTGATAATAGAATGAAGTTCATTTCTTCCTTTTCTAGTTCTAGGATATGTGCGGAATGCAAAAAGGTATAGGCGAAAACCTAAAAATAAAAAGGCTGCATCAAGCAGCCACTCCTCATGATTCCTTGTTTTCTTGCACCAACACTTGCTTCGCATATTCACGAAAGTCATCGAGATGTTTTTCGACAATCATTTGAACGATCTGCAAATTAATTTCCTGATAATCATGGACCGCAATATTGCGAAAACCGACCATTGCTTTCATTTTCTTCATAACCGATTCAGTAATGATATGATTTTTGTAAAGCAATTCGAACGCGTCACGGCTTGTTTGTGGAATACCTAATTTTTTTTCTGCCACAATATGCATAGCGATATCGATGCTTGCCTCACATGCCCGTTGTATATTCAAAATAATGGAGTCTTGTTTTGTATAGTTTTGTAAATTTTTCGGATTGTTATCATATTCTTCGTTTATTCTTTTGATGCAGCGCTCAATAACGCTAATTTTGTTGAGGATGACATCATTATTCATACACCGCTCCCCTTTTGCGAATCCGCTCGAGAATTTCTGCCCGCTCTTCGTTTAATTTCGCATATTCCTTGAACACTTTCATCTCAAATTGTGCTTTTTTATCATCATCGGCACAATACAGCACTTTCCCCTTCCCAACAACTTGCGCTTGAAAAACGGTCGCTGCTTCTTTCAAATCAACTAAGTCAACGTCACAATTCAAGATTGCCGCAAGCTCCCCGGCAATCATAAACCGTTCGTAATGGCTTAATGTTCGTTCGCTTAAAAAAGCAAGATCAATATCGCTATCTTGCCGCGCTTGTTGTTGCGCTTCAGAACCGAAAAGATAGATGACATAAGGATTTATTTTTTTTACAAGAAATTGGACAATGGTTTGAAAATCATGATTCATTAGACTCTCTCCGTTTCTAAGGAAAAAGCCGCACTATAAATATGCTCCTTAATCGCTTTCGTCCCTTCCAAATGGGCAAATAATCGGTTTGGGTCAATTAATGTAATCAACCGCTCCGGCAAGCTGGCGATCCCGACAAGATATGGTGTTTGCTCGTACGCAAGCATATTCACTTGCTTTACTGCTTCTTCCGGAATATCGAGAATCTCTTTCGCCTCATCGACAATAAACGCAACGGAAATATCTTCGGCCTTGGTGACAACAAGACGCGTCCTACCCGTTTCTTCAAAAGGACGACCGTACAACAGTTTTCGCGTATCAAGCACCGGCACCAACTCGCCGCGAATGCGAATGACTCCGACCATATAATCTGGCATTTGCGGAACGATTGTTGGAGCCATCATTTTTTCAATGGAAATGACAAGCTCAACCGGTATCGCATATTGTTCACGCTCCAATTGAAAAACGACAAATTTTTTCATTCGACCGTCTCCCCTCACCGTCTATCGCTCTACTCTATTTCTATATAGAAAGAAGCATCCAAACAATGGATGCTCCGTTATTATTTTGCCACTTCTTCAACGATTGCGACAACCATTTCCGTTAATTTGACAAGCTCTTCAATCGGCATGCGTTCATTCGTCGTATGAATATCTTCGTAGCCAACTGCTAAGTTCACTGTCGGAATGCCAAAACCGGCAATGACGTTCGCATCGCTGCCGCCGCCGCTGCGAAGCAATTCGCACGGACGCCCGATTTTTGCCGCGGCGCGTTTTGCAACCTCCACAACATGGTCGCCGTCGCCGAACTTAAATCCTGGATACATCACCTCGACATCTACTTCGGCGCGTCCTCCCATTTCTTTGGCAACCGTTTCAAATGCCTCTTTCATTTTTGCGACTTGGGCTTCCATCTTTTCCGGCACTAAGGATCGTGCTTCTGCTAAAATATCGACGCGGTCGCAGACGATGTTCGTTTGCGTTCCACCTTCAAAACGGCCGATGTTTGCCGTTGTTTCTTCATCAATGCGGCCGAGCGGCATTTGAGCAATTGCTTTTGCGGCGATCGTAATTGCCGATACGCCTTTTTCAGGAGCAACGCCGGCATGCGCCGTTTTTCCGTGAACAACGACTTTCAATTTTGCTTGTGTCGGCGCGGCAACGACGATGTTTCCGACTTTGCCATCGCTGTCTAACGCATAGCCAAATTTTGCTTGAATCAATGACGGATCGAGCGCTTTCGCTCCGACAAGGCCAGATTCTTCCCCGACCGTAATGATAAATTGAATCGTGCCATGCGGAATGTTTTGCTCTTTTAAGACGCGAATCGCCTCGAA
It encodes:
- a CDS encoding cyclase family protein produces the protein MKFYDVTAPIFEGMPVYKNKPEKQPKLTSVTNDYVTESRIDMDVHTGTHIDAPLHMVKGGETFETISLDRLVGTCKLFDLTHVSDKISKEDIASLDIHENDFVLFKTKNSLEDAFNFEFIYVAEDAARYLADKKVRGVGIDALGIERSQPGHPTHKTLFSAGVIVIEGLRLKDVPEGSYFMVAAPLKLVGTDAAPARVILFENMQ
- the gndA gene encoding NADP-dependent phosphogluconate dehydrogenase, with product MAKQQIGVIGLAVMGKNLALNIESKGYSVAVYNRSREKTDEFLKEAQGKNIVGTYSIEEFVNALEKPRKILLMVKAGAPTDATIEQLKPYLEKGDILIDGGNTYFKDTQRRNKELAELGIHFIGTGVSGGEEGALKGPSIMPGGQKEAHELVRPIFEAIAAKVDGEPCTTYIGPDGAGHYVKMVHNGIEYGDMQLIAEAYFLLKHVLGLNAQELHEVFAEWNKGELNSYLIEITADIFTKIDEETGKPLVDVILDKAGQKGTGKWTSQNALDLGVPLPIITESVFARFISAMKDERVKASKLLSGPAVKPFEGDRARFIEAVRRALYMSKICSYAQGFAQMKAASDEYNWNLQYGNIAMIFRGGCIIRAQFLQKIKDAYDRDPQLPNLLLDPYFKEIVENYQEALREIIAIAVMRGIPVPAFSSALAYYDSYRMETLPANLIQAQRDYFGAHTYERVDKEGVFHTEWLKK
- the zwf gene encoding glucose-6-phosphate dehydrogenase, translated to MDPKSLIVIFGATGDLAKRKLFPSIYRLYEKGKLSEEFAVVGVARRPLSNDEFRNYVRQSVENALNQELSDQRFVSHFYYHPFDVTDTASYQQLKSLLQQLDEIYHVDGNRIFYLAMAPEFFGTITSRLKSEGLTATNGWKRLVIEKPFGHDLQSAQQLNEEIRQSFSENEIYRIDHYLGKEMVQNIEVIRFSNAIFEPLWNNRFISNIQITSSETLGVEDRGRYYDHSGALRDMVQNHMLQMVALLAMEPPIKLTTDDIRNEKIKVLRALRPISHEEVDQYFVRGQYGRGIVNGKEVVSYREENNVDPNSNTETFVAGKLMIDNFRWAGVPFYIRTGKRMTEKSTKIVVQFKDVPMNLYYRTNEKIQPNLLIIHIQPDEGITLHLNGKKSGEYMKTTPIKLDYCNNCIDGINTPEAYEKLLYDCMRGDATNFTHWDEVAASWQFVDPISEVWENTKAIDFPNYEAGSMGPKASDELLQKDGFHWWPICHPKQ
- the hepT gene encoding type VII toxin-antitoxin system HepT family RNase toxin; amino-acid sequence: MNNDVILNKISVIERCIKRINEEYDNNPKNLQNYTKQDSIILNIQRACEASIDIAMHIVAEKKLGIPQTSRDAFELLYKNHIITESVMKKMKAMVGFRNIAVHDYQEINLQIVQMIVEKHLDDFREYAKQVLVQENKES
- a CDS encoding tripeptidase T, with product MINQQRLVDEFLELVQIDSETKHEGEIAKVLKQKFEALGLHVIEDDAAAKTGHGAGNLICTLEATKEGVDPIYFTSHMDTVVPGKGVKPSIQDGYVVTDGTTILGADDKAGLAAMFEAIRVLKEQNIPHGTIQFIITVGEESGLVGAKALDPSLIQAKFGYALDSDGKVGNIVVAAPTQAKLKVVVHGKTAHAGVAPEKGVSAITIAAKAIAQMPLGRIDEETTANIGRFEGGTQTNIVCDRVDILAEARSLVPEKMEAQVAKMKEAFETVAKEMGGRAEVDVEVMYPGFKFGDGDHVVEVAKRAAAKIGRPCELLRSGGGSDANVIAGFGIPTVNLAVGYEDIHTTNERMPIEELVKLTEMVVAIVEEVAK
- a CDS encoding chemotaxis protein CheW encodes the protein MKKFVVFQLEREQYAIPVELVISIEKMMAPTIVPQMPDYMVGVIRIRGELVPVLDTRKLLYGRPFEETGRTRLVVTKAEDISVAFIVDEAKEILDIPEEAVKQVNMLAYEQTPYLVGIASLPERLITLIDPNRLFAHLEGTKAIKEHIYSAAFSLETERV
- the mntA gene encoding type VII toxin-antitoxin system MntA family adenylyltransferase antitoxin, with the translated sequence MNHDFQTIVQFLVKKINPYVIYLFGSEAQQQARQDSDIDLAFLSERTLSHYERFMIAGELAAILNCDVDLVDLKEAATVFQAQVVGKGKVLYCADDDKKAQFEMKVFKEYAKLNEERAEILERIRKRGAVYE